The Haemorhous mexicanus isolate bHaeMex1 chromosome 6, bHaeMex1.pri, whole genome shotgun sequence genome includes the window GGTTTCTCCCCAAGTCTGTGCCTGCCTGCTCAGTCACACATTTTCATTCTATCCTAACTAACCAAACAAACTGCAGCGCTATAAATCCTTTAAAAGATGACGCTTTAGGCCAGTTTTAATCttttgtaagattttttttttgcttacttTTTCCCCCCTAGAAAATGCTTATTAGTCTTTTCATGATAACTATTAAGATTTCAAACCACAATGCCTTAAATATACCCATAACCAAGAAAGCTACGCGTACTTCTCACACATCCATTTTCTTCAGGTTCACATTTCGGTCATTCCACACTTTCAGCGCCGAGCTCTCCTTTGGTTTTACTCACACCCGAAGCCGCAGGAGCCGTCCCgcctctcccttccccctccgGCCCGCGGCAGGAGCACGCGCATGCGCACGGCTCGCCGCGCTCCGGACGCGGGGCGGGGCCATCGCGGCGcaggcgcggggcgggcggcgcgcgGCGATGGCGGCGCGGGGTGGGAGCCTGTGCCTGGCGCTGCTCTGGCTCTCGGCGGTGCCGCTGCCCCGCGGCGCCCGCGGCTCGGAGCCCCTCGGGCCGGCGGAGCCGTCGGGCGGCGCGGGCCCCGGGGAGCGGTTTAAGATCGAGGGCCGGGCCGTGGTGCCCGGGGTGAAGCCGCAGGACTGGATCGCGGGGGCCCGGGTGCTGGTGGACGGGGAGGAGCACGTCGGCTTCCTGAAGTGAGCAGCGGGCGGGGCGGAGCACAGCGTGGGCTCGGGCGGCCCTGCCCGGGCGGGAGCCGGCGCCTCCCGGGGCCCTGGGGCCCGCTCGCAGGCCTGGCCTGGCCCGGTCCGGCCCGAGCCTGAGAtggcgggcggcgggggcggctccTGCAGGGCTCGGCCCTGTCCCGGTCGGCCGCGCACGGCTGCGGGACTGTGGAATGGCAGAATCCCGAGCGGTGCTGTGAACGCTGCGCCCCGGCCCTGTAATGGGCTGGGCACGGCCAGCCGCGCAGTGCCGCAGGGTTTGGCCTCAGCCGCCTTCAGCCGTATCCGAACTGATGACTCAGGTTGCTGGCCAAAATCTTAGGAACGAAGTTTTAATTCAAACATCGAACGAAAAAACAACAGTCGAAACAGAAACCCCAAACGCGTTTGCACTGTCTGGAGGACCGTGTTTCTTCTCAGCTTCTGTTGCAAATTCTGCCACTTCTTATTTAAGAAACTCACCTTGGCTAAGAATTTACTCGATGTGGAGATATGTTTGGTCATGGTAGAAGTTACAGTTGTAGTTCAGTGTTGAGTACCCGTGAAAAACTTTAACTGTACTGGTGAAAGCTAATTTAAGGAACGTGCCTTTATTCTTTCACATATCATGAAAATGTAGCTGGAAGCTGTAAAGAATCATTACCTCATTCAGACTCGGGTGGTTCTGGATATATTCAGATAAGCAGAAGATATAGAGAATCTAAGACATAAAAATATCCTCAGAATTAAGAACTGAACTAATATAATTTCAAGAGTAGAAGTAAATTCTAAATTCTTCTTTGTGATTTTCTATACAGTATAAtacattgcttttaaaatatgtataaaaatgaGATTACATGGAATTTATGGTATACCCTCataaatatttgtaatttttaattaatccCTCTGCCATTGGAGTTAAACTTAACTTTGACTTTGGGTCCTGTCAATAGGATAGCACAACAGACTCTGCTCTGTAGAATCCTGGCAGTGTAGCACCTGCTAAGCCACTACAAACAAGTTATGTGAGCCTGACATCATATCTAGGAGCTGATGTAATAACTGCTCTCAGGTTGACAAATTTATAAATGCTTAATTGAAACTCTAAATTTGTCAAATACTTAACAAActttaagaaattaaaaggaaattccTAGGGAAACATCCTTAAAACAGTTGCAATATAAAATAGTGTAAGCATTCTTAGGGATTCAAATCATCACGTAAAGGTGGTAGGTCCTAAAGTGTTGTGCATTTTAGAGAGGCTACTAGTGTTGAAGCTTCCAAGTAACCTTTTACTAATATTTTCATTGAATATTCGAGTttcatatattaaaataaatgccaCCTGTCTAAAAATCCCTTCTGTGTATGTGTTCAGAGCTCTTAGTTTCCTTATTACTGTGATTGAGCTTTCCAGCGTGGGCTGGTCCTGAAGGGAGCAATTAGAAGTAAGAACCTCTATTTCGCAACAAAGGTACAAATTGCTATTTTTGCATTGCAAATAGTCCCTAGTACCAACCCACACTATGTAGGATGTCATTCTGGGGGGGGTTGCTTTCAGCAGAAGCACTAAAGCAAAGTAAACTTCATTGTATGTATttcagaaggagaaaggaaggtGTAAGTTACTTCTGCCATCACTTGAATACATGAAGTATAATTTATTTCAGATCTTATTTGGGCTGCTAAATTATTCCTCCAGCAAGACAGCACCTTGAGGGCACAACAGAATCTTTAACCTAGCAGGGAATTTCCTGTTGCAGCATGCATTGATGAATTAAAGGGCTTGATATTGTGAGTGCTGACTGATTTAACTTTTCCTTTTGGTCATTTTGGTTATATTAACATTTGTAATGTAAAATGACACagcttcctaaaaaaaaaaaaaaaaaaaagcagcagagcaccCTGTCTTATATTCTGGAGCATACTGAAATGTTGTGGAACTCACTGTTTCTTTTAGGACAGATGGAAGTTTTGTGGTTCATGATGTACCTTCAGGATCTTACGTAGTGGAAGTTATATCCCCTGCTCATAAATTTGAGCCTGTTCGAGTTGACATAACTTCAAAAGGCAAAATGAGGTGAGCCTTTCCTGATTTGCCTCTGCATTGGTGAGTTATGTGTGCCTGACAGCACAGTACAGAAATCCACGGAAGCTGTGCTGTAGTTCTGATGCCCCATCTCAGACTATGTGCGTCCGCTTCTTTTAACATCACTTCTAGAAGCACGTTTCTCaaattccaaatatttcttCCTATTTATGGCCTGAAATAAGAGAAAAGAGACTTTGAAAGGCCATCTGCTTacttgcttttattattttttatgcaGCTATCCTGAAATAAACTCTAGGCATAAGCTAGTTAactgctttattatttttcaattttttttttttttccttcttcccttttccatttctttaatAAGTGTACTGTCAGGACTTGGCACAAAAGATTTTTAAGTATTTCTGTTGCACCCCCATAGGACACTTGTTACAGATACTGGTTAATACTAGCAGTTGCCAGTTTGCATAATTTCTGTAGgattgttggtttgtttttatgttGTAGCCAAACCACTCTTGACTGTAACTGTAGACTATTCAGTAATATAGAAAAATCTTATCTATTAAGgtaaatttcatttaaattaaaaggctggttgtaatttttctttgttcaagCATGCACCTAGCATTTTAACTTTTAGGAATACAAGCATCAGTGTAAATGCTCCTGCAGTATATTTAGGGGAGTTAAAAAGTAAAATCTCACAGAAAACAGTGCAGTCTGTttgtaataataattaatataatataataatattataatatgatTGCAATACATAGTTATAGTAATAATGTAATAGTGTTTGAGCTTATAATAAGCTCAAAACAGGTTGTTTGAGCTTAGGTTTTTCCAAActttactgaattttttttaatactttgttAGTGTCTTACTGGCAATAGTTAATATGTAACAAGTACAAAGATAGAGACAAAATATTGGGTGTAACCTCACCCTTAGCACCGTTTGTGTATCTAAGGACTAGTAAGGTAACGAATTTGATGTTGAGTAAATTGCTGGGGTACATCTGCAGAAGAAAGTAGCAGGAGGCTTGGCATCTCTACCAGTCCAAGGGATAGAGACTTTAATGAGGAATGCAGCGGGGGAGTCAGAGATGCACGAAAACAATGATACTTGGGGAAAATGCCAACAGGGCATTTCTAAGGGATATGCTGCCTTAAAAACTTATGGTAATAACTAGAAAGAGGAAACAGCATGTGGATGACAGATGTATTTGATAAGATCTACTTGAAAATCTGAAGTTTTGAAGAAAAGACATAAGATAGGAGGGAATTCTATAGATATAGATTCTATAGACATTCTATAGATGAGTATTTGGTGAAAAATTCACaagcaataaattatttatgaACAGAAGTCATCCCTGGAGTTGCTCAAAGtggataaatatttataaatcatGAAAAATGGGTCAAGAATGACAAAGATGTTAGTACCGAGTAATATCTGAATATTAGGCCCAGATGAAGAATACTAGTGATGAGCTATGGAAAAACCTCATGAAGTAACAAAGACTGAGATTCAGTATTGATAAATGCAGAGTAATGCACTTGTGGAAAACATATTAACTTTGCAAGTAGTTGATGTCCTGACCAAACTGGTTAAACGAGACTGTTCAAAGCTGGACCCTAAACAGCATAGTTTTTCTTGATCTCTTACAAGGtagcaaaaaatgttttccttttgattcCATCTAGTATGCTGCTGAGAGAAATTAGCTTTTCAAAAGTGCAGCCTAGCTGACACTGCATAGCAGATGGTTTTGTTTATAGTCTTTTATTAATAATTGTTTGGATTTTCCTAAATCTTCTTTATTATTTGCCAAAGATTCtatgttttatattttcaattatttacGTTTTTCCTAATAGAGCAAGATATGTGAATTACATCAAACCCTCTGAAGTTGTCAGGCTGCCATACCCACTCCAGATGAAATCTTCTGGACCACCTTCGTACTTTATAAAGAGGGAATCTTGGGGATGGACCGATTTCCTCATGAACCCTATGGTATGTACAGGCAACACACAAGTATTACAAGTATGCTAAGGATCCAAATGCAGCTATTCATCAGAATACCAAGAATAAAAACAATTGaggaaaaatgtgcatttttcctttgcttttctgagAGGATTGTTTTCTTGGATTTTACTTGCTTACAAATGGGAAGTTATGCTCTGACATCTCCTCCCCTATATACCACTGTTAATGTATGTCCTCTGAAAACAGCCTGTCGTCTCTAACAATGTGATATC containing:
- the EMC7 gene encoding ER membrane protein complex subunit 7, with the protein product MAARGGSLCLALLWLSAVPLPRGARGSEPLGPAEPSGGAGPGERFKIEGRAVVPGVKPQDWIAGARVLVDGEEHVGFLKTDGSFVVHDVPSGSYVVEVISPAHKFEPVRVDITSKGKMRARYVNYIKPSEVVRLPYPLQMKSSGPPSYFIKRESWGWTDFLMNPMVMMMVLPLLIFVLLPKVVNTSDPDMRREMEQSMNMLNSNHELPDVSEFMTRLFSSKSSSKSGGSSSKAGKSSSGKRR